ATCGTCTCACAATTTTACATACAGTTAATAGTGGAGCATATTGGAATATGCAAGAAGTTGATGTTGGGACAATATGGACTTGTTTGACGGATGTTGACTTTGTTACCGCATCCCACGGCTATGCAGTAGGATATTCTCCATTTATTATTCTTCACTACCACGAGCCATAAAAGGGGGTCAAAATGAAAAGTTAATTCCAGTAAAAGAAAATAATAGTGTCTAAAAATAATGGTGTCAAGTCTGATTTTTTTCTTAAAAGATTTACAATGCGGCTGGTAGGTTAGTGGAGACACTGGTTAATGGAGAGACTGAGCCTGGCTATTATAGAGTGAAGTGGGATGCCAAAGGCTTTCCGGCTGGCATCTATTTTGCAAAGTTTGTATCAGGTAATTATACAAAGATACAGAAACTCATTCTGATGCGCTAAATTTTAATTGTTACAGGAAAGCCTATCCACAGGTAATGAGACTTTTTAAAAATCATGGCACGAGATTTGACAGTGCCACTGGTTAGGTGGAGGCTAAATTGGGTATTTTAAATAAGTTAATGTTATTGGAACGTAAGTATATATTCATTATAGTAGCTTTATGTGTGATAATTCCTCTCCTTATTTATTTAGGCCTACCAATAGGTGTAACTAAGCCAGCTCTTGACTTATACAATGAAGTTGACTGTATTTCACCAGATGGTGACCCACTCCTTATTTCTTTTGACTTTGACCCATCTACTCAGCCTGAGCTTTATCCTATGGGCTTAGCTATACTTCGTCATTGTTTTGCTAAGAATATAAGGGTTATACTTATGTCGTTATATGTTCAGGGTGCAGGTTTAGCTGCTATGGCAATTGAAGATGTAAGGAAAGAGTTTACAGATAAAAAATCAGGTGTTGATTACACTTTTTTAGGTTATCAACCTGGTGCAAGTATGGTAGTCTTGGGAATAGGTGAGGACATCCATAAGATATTTCCACGTGATTACTATGGTGTAGATATTGATTCACTTCCAATGATGCAAACAGTTAAGAACTACAATGATATTCCATTTGTTGTATTCCTTACAGGAGCCGGTACCCCATGGATTGTCTATGCAAATACCAGGTATCACCAAAAGGTAGGTGGTGGTGTCACTGCTGTAATGGCATCAAGTTTCTACCCATATCTTCAGACTGGTCAGCTTACAGGGATGCTTGGCGGTTTGAAAGGGGCAGCTGAATACGAGGAGCTTTTAGCGCGTAATAATCTATCAAATGCACGCCGTATAGCTACAATTGGGATGGATGCACAGTCCATAGTTCATATAATGATGATTGTATTCATTATATTTGGTAATGTAGCATATTTCATAGTTAGGAAAGGTAGGCGGAAATGAGTCATAATCCATGGGTGTGGATAGCGGCACTTCTTACATTTTGTATCTTTTCTTTCTTATACAAAGATAACCCATTTTATAAATTTGCAGAGCATATTTTTATAGGTGTATCATTAGGTTATTTAATTGCTATAGTATGGCATTTAGTGGTGATACCACGTATTTGGGACCCGCTACAAAAAGGAATTTATATAACAATAATTCCAATGTGTTTGGGTGTATTAATGTTTTCAAGATTTTCACGTCGCTGGGCTTGGCTTTCACGGTGGCCGATTGCATTTGTTTTAGGTACTGGTAGTGGAATAGCACTACCACTTGTAATGCAAACTTATATATTTAGACAACTTCAAGGCACAATGGTAATTTCAACGACAAATTTGTGGCTCACTATTAGCGCTGTAATTATAATTATTGGAGTGATTTCTACACTACTGTATTTCTATTTTTCCGTAGAACATAAAGGTCC
This window of the bacterium genome carries:
- a CDS encoding T9SS type A sorting domain-containing protein, whose amino-acid sequence is MYNAAGRLVETLVNGETEPGYYRVKWDAKGFPAGIYFAKFVSGNYTKIQKLILMR